A DNA window from Ornithinimicrobium humiphilum contains the following coding sequences:
- a CDS encoding DUF5671 domain-containing protein, with protein sequence MSLSAVGLLVVVLVPLAVLVGVVLVVVRLARPGPSGTARAGASATQTSGQAVRRFFQFLLLTGLLVAAGSGVAGLLGRLLDPGRVLVRDDGGLALQLTFTFIALPIWAALAWWTSRRLRTDPAESRSLGWAAYLTIVGIISLVVAMVAWQEVLDGALTATTYRGQRLATALVWTAVWGGHRWWGRSVTPRPLLRAELLLGSLVGLLTAAAGLLMVVSPALRELFGLTSDSIVGGSLPDILRGAATLVVGAVVWAVYWLREAVRGPRDTGWLALVLLAGVAGGLLVAVVAASVLGYDVLVWLVGDPATTRATLHFAALPGELATLLVGLLVWWYHSAVLEAGAERRTEVRRVYEYVLAAVGLLAASAGLVMVLVTIVEAIAAGSDLVVGGSALNALLAALVLLAVGLPLWWWHWRSAQRARAASPAEELESPTRRTYLLVLFGLAGVVAVVALLTLVYLLLQDALESGIDVETMRSIRFPFGILATTSLLSAYHWTVFRTDRAETERRRSSGAPAPGGAAGTTRLRHVLLVGAGDPGVAAEVSRQVGASVQVMRRTDLHANPWVVEQVVALLQDVPTSSAVVLADTDGIRVVPVETLDPYTG encoded by the coding sequence ATGAGCCTCTCGGCGGTGGGCCTGCTCGTGGTCGTCCTGGTGCCGCTGGCCGTCCTGGTCGGCGTCGTCCTGGTCGTGGTGCGGCTCGCCCGGCCGGGCCCGTCCGGCACGGCTCGGGCCGGGGCGTCGGCCACCCAGACCTCCGGCCAGGCGGTGCGCCGGTTCTTCCAGTTCCTGCTCCTGACCGGGCTGCTCGTCGCGGCCGGGAGCGGCGTCGCCGGCCTCCTCGGACGCCTGCTCGACCCCGGCCGCGTGCTGGTCCGTGACGACGGCGGGCTGGCCCTGCAGCTGACCTTCACCTTCATCGCGCTGCCGATCTGGGCCGCGCTGGCCTGGTGGACCTCGCGCCGCCTGCGCACCGACCCCGCGGAGTCCCGTTCCCTGGGCTGGGCGGCCTACCTGACCATCGTCGGCATCATCTCCCTCGTGGTCGCGATGGTCGCCTGGCAGGAGGTGCTCGACGGCGCACTGACGGCCACCACCTATCGCGGCCAGCGTCTCGCCACCGCTCTCGTGTGGACCGCCGTCTGGGGCGGGCACCGGTGGTGGGGCCGGTCGGTCACCCCGCGCCCCCTGCTGCGGGCGGAGCTGCTCCTGGGCTCCCTCGTCGGCCTGCTCACCGCCGCGGCCGGTCTCCTCATGGTGGTCTCCCCCGCGCTGCGCGAGCTCTTCGGGCTGACCAGCGACAGCATCGTCGGCGGCAGCCTGCCCGACATCCTGCGCGGCGCCGCCACCCTCGTCGTCGGCGCCGTGGTGTGGGCCGTCTACTGGCTGCGCGAGGCCGTCCGCGGCCCGCGGGACACCGGATGGCTGGCCCTGGTGCTGCTCGCGGGCGTGGCCGGAGGACTCCTCGTGGCCGTCGTCGCCGCCAGCGTGCTGGGCTACGACGTGCTCGTCTGGCTCGTCGGCGACCCCGCCACGACCCGGGCGACCCTGCACTTCGCCGCGCTCCCGGGCGAGCTGGCCACGTTGCTCGTCGGGCTCCTCGTGTGGTGGTACCACAGCGCGGTCCTGGAGGCCGGGGCCGAACGCCGCACGGAGGTCCGCCGGGTCTACGAGTACGTGCTCGCCGCCGTCGGCCTGCTCGCCGCCTCGGCCGGGCTGGTGATGGTCCTCGTGACCATCGTGGAGGCCATCGCGGCCGGCAGCGACCTCGTCGTCGGCGGCAGCGCCCTCAACGCGCTGCTGGCCGCCCTGGTGCTGCTGGCCGTGGGCCTGCCGCTGTGGTGGTGGCACTGGCGCTCGGCCCAGCGGGCCCGTGCCGCCTCCCCGGCCGAGGAGCTGGAGTCCCCGACGCGCCGCACCTACCTGCTCGTCCTCTTCGGGCTCGCCGGCGTCGTCGCGGTCGTCGCCCTGCTCACGCTGGTCTACCTGCTGCTGCAGGATGCCCTGGAGAGCGGCATCGACGTCGAGACGATGCGCAGCATCCGCTTCCCGTTCGGCATCCTCGCGACCACGTCGCTGCTGTCGGCCTACCACTGGACGGTCTTCCGCACCGACCGGGCCGAGACCGAGCGTCGCCGCTCCAGCGGCGCCCCCGCTCCGGGCGGGGCCGCCGGCACGACCCGGCTGCGGCACGTGCTCCTCGTCGGGGCCGGCGACCCGGGCGTCGCGGCCGAGGTGTCGCGGCAGGTGGGGGCGTCGGTCCAGGTCATGCGCCGGACCGATCTCCACGCGAACCCCTGGGTCGTCGAGCAGGTCGTCGCGCTGCTGCAGGACGTGCCCACCTCCTCCGCGGTCGTCCTGGCCGACACGGACGGGATCCGGGTGGTTCCGGTCGAGACCCTTGACCCCTACACTGGGTAG